The following are encoded together in the Bicyclus anynana chromosome 2, ilBicAnyn1.1, whole genome shotgun sequence genome:
- the LOC112056700 gene encoding derlin-1, producing MSEFKDWFNSIPFFTRYWLAGTLAFSLIGRFGLLNYSYFILDFYLFFNKFQIWRPITALFFYPITPGTGFHFLINCYFLYNYSQRLETSIFAGKPADYFYMLLFNWLCCVIIGFLANVMVLMDPMVLSVLYVWCQLNKDIIVSFWFGSRFKAMYLPWVLLAFNLVISGGGVMELLGIMVGHLSFFLLFKYPQEFGGPAYLTPPAFIKRLFPDTRYVGGFGTAPQVRVPTDGIPRGMFGGHNWGRGQTLGGN from the exons ATGTCTGAATTCAAAGATTGGTTCAACAGTATTCCGTTCTTCACGCGATATTGGCTAGCTGGTACTTTAGCTTTTAGTCTTATTGGACGGTTTGGATTGCTAAACTACTCTTACTTTATTTTGGATTTTTACTTATTCTTCAATAAGTTTCAG ATATGGAGGCCCATCACAGCACTATTCTTCTACCCCATCACACCAGGCACTGGCTTCCATTTCCTCATAAACTGTTACTTCCTCTACAACTACTCTCAGAGACTGGAGACGAGCATATTTGCAGGCAAGCCAGCTGATTACTTCTACATGTTGTTGTTTAACTGGCTGTGTTGTGTCATCATTGGGTTCTTGGCCAATGTTATG gTGTTAATGGACCCCATGGTTCTATCAGTCCTATATGTCTGGTGTCAGCTTAACAAGGATATCATTGTGTCATTCTGGTTTGGTAGCCGTTTCAAAGCCATGTACTTGCCATGGGTTCTTTTGGCTTTCAACCTTGTGATAAGTGGGGG TGGAGTGATGGAGCTTCTGGGCATCATGGTCGGACATCTCTCCTTCTTCCTGCTATTCAAGTACCCACAGGAGTTTGGTGGACCCGCATATCTTACGCCACCTGCGTTCAT TAAGCGTCTCTTTCCTGACACTCGATACGTCGGTGGCTTTGGTACCGCGCCTCAAGTGAGGGTGCCCACTGATGGGATTCCGCGCGGGATGTTCGGGGGACACAACTGGGGCCGCGGACAGACACTGGGCGGCAACTGA
- the LOC112056703 gene encoding NADH dehydrogenase [ubiquinone] 1 beta subcomplex subunit 9, with protein sequence MANVPLGITTHAQKVCSLYKRGLRNLESFYDRRNVYRYQAVLLRERFDKNAKMTDMIKAAQLLKEGEEELFLKQHPIPKKFPMSVGGVAHQRVVTPPDWVLDYWHPLEKAQYPEYFKRREERKKEFIAMWEKEYGKSDPKDQHH encoded by the exons atggcGAATGTACCTCTTGGCATAACAACTCATGCTCAAAAAGTTTGTAGCCTTTACAAAAGGGGTTTACGTAATTTAGAGTCTTTTTATGATAGACG aaatGTATACCGTTACCAAGCTGTGCTCCTCAGGGAGCGCTTTGATAAAAACGCCAAAATGACCGACATGATCAAGGCAGCCCAATTACTGAAAGAAGGAGAAGAGGAGCTGTTCTTAAAACAACATCCTATTCCTAAAAAAT TCCCTATGAGTGTGGGAGGTGTAGCCCATCAACGTGTTGTCACCCCGCCAGACTGGGTGCTGGACTACTGGCATCCGCTGGAGAAAGCTCAGTATCCAGAGTACTTCAAACGTCGTGAAGAGAGAAAGAAAGAGTTTATCGCCATGTGGGAGAAGGAATATGGCAAATCGGACCCTAAAGATCAACACCATTAA